A window from Pseudomonas kribbensis encodes these proteins:
- a CDS encoding pyridoxal phosphate-dependent aminotransferase gives MRYSALTQRIAGEGAAAWRIHDRALELRAEGVDVLLLSVGDPDFDTPLPIIHGAIDSLLAGDTHYSEVRGRMELRKRIAERHWRRSGQDVDADHVIVLPGAQCAVYSVAQCLLDPGDEVIVAEPMYVTYEGVFGACGATVVPVPVRPENGFRVDPVDVAARITPKTRAMLLNSPNNPSGASLSLLIWQELAALCIRHDLWLISDEVYSELLYEGSHVSPASLPGMAERTATINSLSKSHAMTGWRIGWMIGPKPLAEHLVNLSLSMLFGLPDFVQKAAQVALEKDLPEVTQMREEYRLRRDLVCERLRGCPGLYPIRPDGGMFVMVDVRQTGIGAQGFAERLLEGYGVSVLAGEAFGPSAAGHIRIGLVVDRVKLADACSRIALCAAQLLQVRSA, from the coding sequence ATGCGCTATTCAGCCTTGACCCAACGAATCGCCGGGGAGGGAGCAGCGGCCTGGCGGATTCACGACCGAGCGCTGGAGCTGCGCGCCGAAGGGGTCGATGTATTGCTGCTATCGGTGGGTGATCCGGATTTCGATACACCGCTGCCGATCATCCACGGCGCCATCGACAGCCTGTTGGCGGGCGATACCCATTATTCCGAAGTGCGCGGCCGGATGGAGCTGCGCAAAAGGATCGCCGAGCGTCATTGGCGACGCAGCGGCCAGGACGTGGACGCTGACCATGTGATTGTGCTGCCGGGCGCGCAATGCGCGGTGTATTCGGTGGCGCAATGTCTGCTCGATCCGGGCGATGAGGTCATCGTCGCCGAACCCATGTATGTCACCTACGAAGGTGTTTTCGGCGCCTGTGGCGCAACCGTCGTGCCGGTGCCAGTGCGGCCGGAAAACGGCTTTCGTGTCGATCCGGTGGATGTCGCGGCGCGCATCACCCCGAAGACTCGGGCCATGCTGCTCAACAGTCCCAACAATCCTTCCGGCGCCAGTCTGTCGTTGCTGATCTGGCAGGAGCTGGCAGCGCTGTGCATCCGTCATGACCTGTGGCTGATCAGCGATGAGGTCTACAGCGAATTGTTATACGAAGGCTCGCATGTCAGCCCGGCGAGCCTGCCGGGCATGGCCGAGCGCACGGCGACTATCAATAGCCTGTCCAAATCCCATGCGATGACCGGGTGGCGCATCGGCTGGATGATCGGGCCCAAGCCGTTGGCCGAGCATCTGGTGAATCTGTCGTTGAGCATGCTGTTCGGTCTGCCAGACTTCGTACAGAAAGCCGCGCAGGTCGCGCTGGAGAAGGATTTGCCGGAAGTGACGCAGATGCGCGAGGAATACCGGTTGCGCCGGGATCTGGTGTGCGAGCGGTTGCGCGGCTGTCCGGGGTTGTACCCGATCAGGCCGGATGGCGGGATGTTCGTGATGGTCGATGTGCGCCAGACCGGGATCGGCGCGCAGGGTTTTGCCGAGCGGCTGCTGGAAGGGTATGGAGTTTCGGTGCTGGCCGGTGAAGCGTTCGGACCCAGTGCGGCGGGGCACATCCGTATCGGGCTGGTGGTGGATCGGGTGAAGCTGGCGGATGCGTGTTCGCGGATTGCCTTGTGCGCTGCGCAGCTTCTGCAAGTGCGCAGCGCCTGA
- a CDS encoding sugar phosphate isomerase/epimerase family protein, translating to MNKPAVSISLSSYGADLVRRRGQGSFIEVLAAAGANRIEWREELLTNEVPEQLAAATQAEGLQSIYSSPTELWLAGQSRPNPELITALQNAEAFGSKWLKVSLGFFTDNNDLQTLSQILAQSPVQLLVENDQTLHGGRIEPFQRFFAAVEQHNLPIKMTFDIGNWQWQDQSATSAARLLGRHVGYVHCKAVARRADGKLVAVPPAATDLHLWEQLLRHMAQGVMRAAEYPLQGDDLVQLTTEHVAALARLGQSRLEPAHV from the coding sequence ATGAATAAACCTGCCGTTTCCATCAGTCTCTCCAGCTACGGCGCCGACCTTGTGCGTCGCCGTGGCCAAGGCTCGTTCATCGAGGTGCTGGCCGCTGCGGGCGCCAATCGCATCGAATGGCGCGAAGAGCTGCTGACCAACGAAGTCCCCGAACAGCTCGCCGCCGCAACACAAGCCGAAGGCCTGCAAAGCATCTACTCCTCGCCCACCGAGCTGTGGCTGGCCGGCCAGTCGCGGCCCAATCCCGAACTCATCACTGCACTGCAAAACGCCGAAGCGTTCGGTTCGAAGTGGCTGAAGGTTTCCCTTGGTTTTTTCACTGACAACAACGATCTGCAGACACTATCGCAGATCCTTGCGCAAAGCCCTGTGCAGTTGCTGGTAGAGAATGATCAGACCCTGCATGGCGGTCGCATCGAACCATTCCAGCGCTTCTTCGCCGCCGTCGAGCAACACAACCTGCCGATCAAGATGACCTTCGACATCGGCAACTGGCAGTGGCAAGACCAGTCCGCCACCAGTGCCGCACGGTTGTTGGGGCGCCACGTCGGCTACGTGCATTGCAAAGCCGTGGCCCGCCGTGCGGACGGCAAACTGGTAGCGGTGCCACCGGCCGCCACGGATCTGCATCTGTGGGAACAACTGCTGCGGCACATGGCCCAAGGGGTCATGCGCGCCGCCGAATACCCGTTGCAGGGCGATGACCTGGTGCAACTCACCACCGAACACGTCGCCGCCCTCGCCCGCCTCGGCCAATCCCGCCTGGAGCCTGCTCATGTCTGA
- a CDS encoding MFS transporter, with amino-acid sequence MKTATLATRRWWYIMPIVFITYSLAYLDRANYGFAAASGMAADLMITPGLSSLLGALFFLGYFFFQVPGAIYAQKHSVKKLIFVSLIFWGGLATLTGVVSNAYWLIVIRFMLGVVEAAVMPAMLVYLCHWFTRAERSRANTFLILGNPVTMLWMSVVSGYLVQHFSWRWMFIIEGLPAVLWAFIWWKLADDRPAQAKWLSDREKHDLESALAAEQVGIKAVKNYAEAFRSPKVIILALQFFCWSIGVYGFVLWLPSILKAGAQMDMIEAGWLSALPYLAAVIGMLLVSWGSDKLQKRKRFVWPPLLIASVAFYGSYALGAEHFWWSYTLLVIAGACMYAPYGPFFAIVPEILPANVAGGAMALINSMGALGSFGGSYLVGYLNSSTGSPGASYLLMSGALLLSVVLTIFLKPGSSDRVTAKRVAPRPLPAHS; translated from the coding sequence ATGAAAACCGCAACCCTCGCCACCCGCCGCTGGTGGTACATCATGCCGATCGTGTTCATCACCTACAGCCTGGCGTACCTGGACCGGGCCAATTACGGTTTCGCCGCCGCGTCCGGAATGGCTGCCGACCTGATGATTACGCCGGGTCTGTCCTCGCTGCTCGGCGCGCTGTTCTTCCTCGGTTACTTTTTCTTCCAGGTGCCCGGCGCGATCTACGCGCAAAAGCACAGCGTGAAGAAGCTGATTTTCGTTAGCCTGATTTTCTGGGGCGGGCTCGCCACGCTGACCGGCGTGGTCTCCAACGCCTATTGGCTGATCGTCATCCGCTTCATGCTCGGCGTGGTCGAAGCGGCGGTAATGCCGGCGATGCTGGTGTACCTGTGCCACTGGTTCACCCGCGCCGAACGCTCCCGGGCCAACACCTTCCTGATCCTCGGCAACCCGGTAACGATGCTGTGGATGTCGGTGGTTTCGGGTTATCTGGTGCAGCATTTCAGCTGGCGCTGGATGTTCATCATCGAAGGGCTGCCGGCGGTGCTCTGGGCGTTTATCTGGTGGAAGCTCGCCGATGATCGTCCGGCCCAGGCCAAGTGGCTGAGCGACCGGGAAAAGCACGATCTGGAAAGCGCCCTCGCCGCCGAACAGGTCGGGATCAAAGCCGTGAAGAACTACGCCGAAGCCTTCCGCTCGCCGAAGGTGATCATCCTGGCGCTGCAGTTTTTCTGCTGGAGCATCGGCGTCTACGGCTTCGTGCTGTGGCTGCCGTCGATCCTCAAGGCCGGCGCGCAGATGGACATGATCGAGGCCGGCTGGCTGTCGGCGTTGCCGTATCTCGCGGCGGTGATCGGCATGCTGCTGGTGTCGTGGGGCTCGGACAAACTGCAAAAGCGCAAACGTTTCGTCTGGCCGCCTCTGCTGATTGCCTCGGTGGCGTTCTACGGCTCCTACGCCTTGGGCGCGGAGCATTTCTGGTGGTCGTACACGCTGCTGGTGATCGCCGGCGCCTGCATGTACGCGCCTTATGGGCCGTTCTTCGCCATCGTCCCGGAGATCCTGCCGGCCAACGTTGCCGGTGGCGCCATGGCGCTGATCAACAGCATGGGCGCGCTCGGCTCCTTTGGCGGCTCGTATCTGGTCGGCTACCTGAACAGCTCCACCGGTTCGCCCGGTGCTTCGTACCTGTTGATGAGCGGCGCGTTGCTGCTCTCGGTGGTGCTGACGATTTTTCTCAAGCCCGGCTCCAGCGACCGGGTGACGGCCAAGCGTGTCGCACCGCGTCCGCTGCCGGCCCATTCCTGA
- a CDS encoding LacI family DNA-binding transcriptional regulator, protein MNDFSAAQRSRVTMLDVAEHAGVSKASVSRFIGDDRALLSDAIAQRIEQSIAELGYRPNQMARGLKRGRTRLIGMLVADIRNPYSIAVMHGVETACRRHGYSLVVCNTDRDDEQERQHLALLRSYNIEGLIVNTLGHHRDELDELKREMPLVLVDRKVDGLDSDMVGLNNPLAIEMALEHLQQRGYRDMLMVTEPYDGTSSRIERVSSFQQQIGQRKDMRGAVLETGPSLANDLQTFLNTPAIGPKALFCANGVAALACTLALREFGCRLFEDVGLIALDDLDWYPLVGSGISALAQPTAEIGAQAFECLLKRLRGNDEAARTVDFAPVLVERGSTRSNAE, encoded by the coding sequence GTGAACGACTTCTCCGCCGCCCAGCGCAGCCGCGTCACCATGCTCGACGTCGCCGAACACGCGGGCGTGTCCAAGGCCAGCGTCTCGCGCTTCATCGGCGATGACCGCGCCCTGCTCTCCGATGCCATCGCCCAACGCATCGAGCAGTCCATTGCCGAACTGGGCTACCGTCCCAATCAAATGGCCCGAGGCCTGAAGCGCGGTCGCACTCGCCTGATCGGCATGCTGGTGGCCGATATCCGCAACCCTTATTCGATTGCCGTGATGCACGGGGTGGAAACCGCCTGCCGCCGGCACGGCTACAGCCTGGTGGTGTGCAACACCGACCGCGATGACGAGCAGGAACGCCAGCACCTGGCGCTGTTGCGCTCGTACAACATCGAAGGGCTGATCGTGAACACCCTCGGCCATCACCGGGATGAGCTGGACGAGTTGAAGCGGGAAATGCCGCTGGTACTGGTGGATCGCAAGGTCGACGGGCTGGACAGCGACATGGTCGGGTTGAACAACCCGCTGGCCATCGAGATGGCGCTGGAGCATCTTCAGCAGCGTGGTTACCGCGATATGCTGATGGTGACCGAACCCTATGACGGCACCAGTTCGCGGATCGAGCGGGTCAGCAGTTTTCAGCAGCAGATTGGCCAGCGCAAAGACATGCGTGGCGCGGTGCTGGAAACCGGCCCAAGCCTTGCGAACGATCTTCAAACCTTTTTGAACACGCCTGCTATCGGGCCGAAAGCCCTGTTCTGCGCCAATGGCGTGGCGGCGCTGGCCTGCACCCTGGCCTTGCGCGAATTTGGCTGCCGGTTGTTCGAGGATGTCGGGTTGATCGCGCTGGATGATCTGGATTGGTATCCGCTGGTAGGCAGCGGGATCTCCGCCCTCGCCCAGCCAACCGCCGAGATTGGGGCACAGGCATTTGAATGCTTGCTCAAGCGTTTACGTGGGAATGACGAAGCGGCGCGAACCGTGGATTTTGCACCGGTGCTGGTCGAGCGTGGTTCGACGCGCAGCAATGCGGAATAA
- a CDS encoding 2-hydroxyacid dehydrogenase has protein sequence MKKQVVLYKKLSPSLMARLQEQVDVTLIESLDADGLMKLRDALPAAHGLLGASLKLDAALLDLAPQLEAISSVSVGVDNYDIDYLTRRRILLTNTPDVLTETTADTGFALILATARRVVELANMVRGGHWHRSIGPAHFGTDVHGKTLGIIGMGRIGEALAQRGHFGFGMPVIYHSQSRKPAVEARFDAQYRSLEDLLRQADFICLTLPLTAQTEGLIGAEQFALMRPESIFINISRGKVVDEAAMIETLRHNRIRAAGLDVFEREPLNHDSPLLQLNNVVATPHMGSATHETREAMARCAVENLLAALGGEKPMNLVNSSAWQS, from the coding sequence ATGAAAAAGCAGGTTGTGCTGTACAAAAAACTGTCGCCTTCGCTGATGGCGCGTCTGCAAGAGCAAGTTGATGTAACGCTGATCGAAAGCCTCGACGCGGATGGTCTGATGAAACTGCGTGACGCCCTGCCCGCCGCCCATGGTTTGCTCGGTGCCAGCCTCAAACTGGACGCGGCGCTGCTCGATCTGGCGCCGCAGCTCGAAGCGATTTCCAGCGTTTCGGTGGGCGTCGACAACTACGACATCGACTACCTGACCCGGCGCCGGATTCTGCTGACCAATACCCCGGACGTGCTCACCGAAACCACCGCCGACACCGGTTTCGCACTGATCCTGGCCACCGCCCGGCGGGTGGTGGAACTGGCGAACATGGTGCGCGGCGGTCACTGGCACCGCAGCATCGGCCCGGCGCATTTCGGCACCGATGTGCACGGCAAGACCTTGGGCATCATCGGCATGGGGCGGATCGGTGAGGCGTTGGCCCAGCGCGGGCATTTCGGGTTCGGGATGCCGGTCATCTATCACAGCCAGTCGCGAAAGCCGGCGGTCGAGGCGCGATTCGATGCGCAGTACCGCAGTCTGGAGGATCTGCTGCGGCAGGCGGACTTCATTTGCCTCACGTTGCCGCTGACGGCGCAGACTGAAGGCTTGATTGGCGCAGAACAGTTTGCGTTGATGCGCCCGGAAAGCATCTTCATCAACATTTCACGGGGCAAGGTTGTAGATGAAGCGGCGATGATCGAGACCTTGCGGCACAACCGGATTCGCGCTGCGGGGCTGGATGTGTTCGAGCGTGAGCCGCTGAATCATGACTCGCCGTTGTTGCAGTTGAACAACGTGGTGGCGACACCGCATATGGGTTCGGCGACCCATGAAACGCGAGAAGCGATGGCGCGGTGTGCGGTGGAGAATCTGTTGGCGGCGTTGGGTGGGGAGAAGCCAATGAATCTGGTGAACTCATCAGCTTGGCAGAGCTGA
- a CDS encoding sugar kinase: MSEIDILSFGETMAMFVAEQSGDLAFVDQFHRRIAGADSNVAIGLSRLGFNVAWLSRVGADSLGRFVIETLHREGLDCSHVEVDSAHPTGFQLKSRNDDGSDPTVEYFRRGSAASHLSPQSITPTLLGARHLHATGIPPALSASAREMSHELMTRMRTAGRSVSFDPNLRPSLWASEREMITEINRFAALAHWVLPGLSEGRLLTGFDDPADIAAFYLDQGAEAVAIKLGPQGAYYRTHLDQGFVAGVPVETVVDTVGAGDGFAVGMISALLEHQSFPEAVRRANWIGSRAVQSRGDMEGLPTRSELSAELEAVNREQARSHKGSELESDPVWERACSR; this comes from the coding sequence ATGTCTGAGATCGATATTCTGTCGTTCGGCGAAACCATGGCCATGTTTGTCGCCGAACAGAGCGGTGATCTGGCATTCGTCGACCAGTTCCACAGGCGGATTGCCGGGGCGGACAGCAATGTGGCCATCGGTTTGTCCCGGTTGGGTTTCAACGTTGCCTGGCTGAGCCGGGTGGGCGCTGATTCGCTGGGTCGTTTCGTGATCGAAACCCTGCACCGGGAAGGCCTGGATTGCAGCCATGTCGAAGTCGACAGCGCGCACCCGACCGGCTTCCAGCTCAAATCCCGCAACGATGACGGCAGCGATCCGACGGTCGAGTACTTCCGCCGGGGTTCGGCAGCCAGTCATCTGTCACCGCAGTCGATCACCCCGACACTGCTGGGTGCCCGACATCTGCACGCCACCGGCATTCCCCCGGCGCTGTCAGCCTCGGCGCGGGAAATGTCCCATGAGCTGATGACCCGCATGCGCACCGCCGGGCGCAGCGTGTCGTTCGACCCGAACCTGCGCCCGAGCCTGTGGGCCAGCGAACGGGAGATGATCACCGAAATCAACCGCTTCGCCGCCCTCGCCCACTGGGTGTTGCCGGGGTTGAGTGAAGGTCGGCTGCTGACCGGATTTGACGACCCGGCGGATATCGCCGCGTTCTATCTCGATCAGGGTGCCGAAGCTGTGGCGATCAAACTCGGGCCGCAGGGTGCGTATTACCGCACGCATCTGGATCAGGGGTTTGTTGCCGGGGTGCCGGTTGAAACCGTGGTCGATACGGTCGGCGCCGGTGACGGTTTTGCAGTGGGCATGATCAGCGCCCTGCTGGAGCATCAGAGCTTTCCCGAGGCGGTCAGACGTGCCAACTGGATTGGCAGCCGGGCGGTGCAGAGCCGTGGCGACATGGAGGGTTTGCCGACCCGATCCGAACTTTCGGCTGAACTGGAGGCCGTCAATCGCGAGCAGGCTCGCTCCCACAAGGGTTCTGAGTTGGAATCCGATCCAGTGTGGGAGCGAGCCTGCTCGCGATAA
- a CDS encoding methyl-accepting chemotaxis protein produces MSLRNLNIAPRAFLGFAFIALLVIVLGVFAVNRMSVIRQASVEMQTNQLPSVAYLGVVTENVLRLRILSFRILVNRDAAGLQDAQTRIGVLVDKVRSAQAAYAALPADSDEKAQYQAFTTTLDNYLQAQNQMMELSRQDKVEDMRTLINTKIKDGTDLMGEQLNKLIAINAAGAKGAAQEAGEHYDSAITGVVIVAIIAAVATVLLALMLTRSIVTPLNRAVAAAQTIAGGNLTKAIEVDGKDEPARLLEALSVMQANLRKTIEQIAGSATQLGAAAEELSAVTEEASRGLQQQNDEIEQAATAVNEMTAAVEEVARNAVSTSEASNQSTHAAREGRDQVVKTVDAIQTMTRDVQNTAQMIEGLAAQGRDIGKVLDVIRAIAEQTNLLALNAAIEAARAGEAGRGFAVVADEVRALAHRTAQSTQEIEKMVAGIQNGTGEAVESMQQSNQRTQTTLEMARAAGVALEQITQSIHQINERNLVIASASEEQAQVSREVDRNLVNIRDLATQSAAGANQTSAATHELSRLAVDLNAMVARFVI; encoded by the coding sequence ATGTCCTTGCGTAATCTGAACATCGCGCCCCGTGCCTTCCTCGGTTTTGCCTTTATTGCCCTGTTGGTGATCGTGCTCGGCGTGTTCGCCGTCAACCGCATGTCGGTCATCCGCCAGGCGTCCGTCGAGATGCAGACAAATCAGTTGCCCAGCGTCGCCTACCTTGGCGTGGTGACGGAAAACGTCTTGCGCCTGCGGATCCTCTCTTTCCGCATTCTGGTCAACCGAGACGCCGCTGGTCTGCAGGATGCACAGACCCGCATCGGCGTCCTCGTCGACAAGGTGCGCAGCGCCCAGGCCGCCTACGCCGCATTGCCGGCCGATAGCGATGAGAAGGCACAATATCAGGCGTTCACGACGACACTGGACAACTACCTGCAAGCCCAGAACCAGATGATGGAGCTGTCCCGCCAGGACAAGGTCGAGGACATGCGCACCCTGATCAACACGAAGATCAAGGACGGCACCGACCTGATGGGCGAGCAGCTCAACAAACTGATTGCGATCAACGCCGCCGGCGCCAAAGGTGCTGCACAAGAGGCGGGCGAACATTACGACAGCGCCATCACCGGCGTGGTTATCGTCGCAATCATTGCCGCTGTGGCTACCGTGCTGCTGGCCTTGATGCTGACCCGCAGCATCGTCACCCCGTTGAACCGTGCCGTGGCCGCTGCGCAAACCATCGCCGGCGGCAACCTGACCAAAGCCATTGAAGTTGACGGCAAGGACGAACCGGCGCGTCTGCTGGAAGCCTTGTCTGTGATGCAGGCAAACCTGCGCAAGACCATCGAGCAGATTGCCGGTTCCGCCACGCAACTGGGCGCCGCTGCCGAAGAACTCAGCGCCGTGACCGAAGAAGCGTCCCGTGGCCTGCAACAGCAGAACGACGAAATCGAACAGGCCGCCACCGCCGTCAACGAAATGACTGCAGCGGTGGAAGAGGTGGCACGCAACGCGGTGTCGACCTCCGAAGCGTCGAACCAGTCCACCCACGCCGCCCGTGAAGGTCGCGATCAAGTGGTGAAAACCGTCGATGCGATCCAGACCATGACCCGGGACGTGCAGAACACCGCACAGATGATCGAAGGCCTCGCCGCTCAGGGCCGCGACATCGGCAAGGTGCTGGACGTGATCCGTGCCATCGCCGAACAGACCAACCTTCTGGCACTCAACGCTGCCATCGAAGCGGCCCGTGCCGGTGAAGCCGGGCGTGGTTTCGCCGTGGTGGCAGACGAGGTTCGTGCCCTGGCTCACCGCACCGCGCAATCGACTCAGGAAATCGAAAAAATGGTCGCCGGCATCCAGAACGGCACCGGCGAAGCGGTCGAGTCGATGCAGCAAAGCAACCAGCGCACCCAGACAACTCTGGAAATGGCCCGTGCCGCCGGCGTCGCGCTGGAGCAGATTACTCAATCGATTCACCAGATCAACGAGCGCAATCTGGTAATCGCCAGTGCGTCCGAAGAGCAGGCGCAAGTGTCCCGTGAAGTCGACCGCAACCTGGTGAATATCCGCGATCTGGCCACCCAATCGGCGGCCGGGGCCAACCAGACCAGCGCCGCCACTCACGAACTGTCGCGTCTGGCGGTGGATTTGAATGCGATGGTGGCGCGGTTTGTGATTTGA
- a CDS encoding glycerate kinase yields the protein MKIVIAPDSFKDSLSAQGVAEAIALGLAQVWPQATLVKCPMADGGEGTVESILDACEGELRRTRVRGPLGAAVEAAWGWLPHNHTAIIEMAEASGLQLVPPGQRDACISSTFGTGELIRAALDAGAQRVILAIGGSATNDGGAGAMQALGVKLLDAQGQSLVPGGLALAQLARLDLSELDPRLAQVRFDIAADVNNPLCGPHGASAIFGPQKGASPAQVQQLDQALGHFAELCAQALGKDVRDEPGSGAAGGLGFAAKAFLGARFQAGVEVVAELVGLADAVKGADLVITGEGRFDAQTLRGKTPFGVARIAKQHGVPVIVIAGTLGEGYQALYENGIDAAFAVTSGPMTLEQACAEAPRLLRERATDIARVWRMATPA from the coding sequence ATGAAAATCGTCATCGCCCCCGATTCGTTCAAGGACAGCCTGAGTGCCCAAGGCGTTGCAGAAGCCATCGCCCTGGGCCTGGCGCAGGTCTGGCCGCAGGCGACGCTGGTCAAATGCCCGATGGCCGACGGTGGCGAAGGGACGGTGGAGTCGATTCTCGACGCCTGCGAGGGCGAACTGCGCCGTACCCGTGTGCGTGGCCCGTTGGGCGCGGCGGTCGAAGCCGCGTGGGGCTGGCTGCCGCACAACCACACCGCGATCATCGAAATGGCAGAAGCCAGCGGCTTGCAACTGGTGCCGCCAGGGCAGCGGGATGCGTGCATCAGCAGCACGTTCGGCACCGGCGAACTGATCCGTGCAGCGCTGGACGCCGGCGCACAACGGGTGATTCTGGCCATCGGCGGCAGCGCCACCAACGACGGTGGCGCCGGCGCGATGCAGGCGCTGGGCGTGAAACTGCTGGATGCTCAAGGGCAATCACTGGTGCCGGGCGGTCTGGCGCTGGCGCAACTCGCACGACTGGACCTGAGTGAACTTGACCCGCGTCTGGCACAAGTCCGTTTCGACATCGCCGCCGACGTCAACAATCCGCTGTGCGGCCCTCACGGCGCCTCGGCGATTTTCGGCCCGCAGAAAGGCGCATCCCCGGCGCAAGTGCAGCAACTGGATCAAGCCCTCGGTCACTTCGCCGAACTCTGCGCGCAAGCGTTGGGCAAGGATGTTCGGGACGAGCCGGGCAGCGGTGCAGCGGGTGGACTGGGTTTTGCGGCCAAGGCGTTTCTCGGCGCACGGTTTCAGGCCGGGGTTGAAGTGGTCGCGGAGCTGGTCGGGCTGGCCGATGCCGTCAAAGGTGCGGATCTGGTTATCACTGGCGAAGGGCGTTTCGATGCCCAGACCCTGCGCGGCAAAACTCCGTTCGGCGTGGCTCGGATCGCCAAGCAACATGGCGTACCGGTGATTGTCATCGCCGGCACTCTGGGCGAGGGTTATCAGGCGCTCTACGAGAACGGCATCGATGCGGCATTCGCCGTCACCAGTGGTCCGATGACCCTCGAACAAGCCTGCGCCGAAGCGCCGCGTCTGTTGCGCGAACGTGCCACGGACATTGCCCGCGTCTGGCGCATGGCAACTCCGGCCTGA